A single window of Kitasatospora sp. HUAS MG31 DNA harbors:
- a CDS encoding ABC transporter substrate-binding protein, whose product MRIHRLAAATALVAALTLTATACGGGTAGSADGGDPGTLTYWASNQGASPEQDKQILEPELRKFEQQTGIKVKLEVVPWSDLLNRILAATASGQGPDVLNIGNTWSTSLQATGALLPFDAATLAKIGGKDRFLPAALDTAGAAGKDPAAVPLYSMAYGLYYNKKMFKDAGIEQPPATWDELVADGRKLTKDGHFGLAVEGGNVSENVHHVFTLAKQHGTDFFDASGKPRFDSPQAVAAVKQYVDLIATHKVAAPGNAEYANNQSVTDFATGKAAMLMWQAAGANLKSHGMNPDDYGVAPVPVPAGASGSALTTSMVAGINLAVFRNSRNPDGALQFVKFMTSTEEQTVLNRTYGSIPPVKEAQADPAFATPELQTLAKVLGSSAQPLPRIADESQFETLVGTAVKNLLAAAAAGKPVTEDTVKAELTKAQQQMPAS is encoded by the coding sequence ATGCGCATCCACCGCCTCGCCGCCGCCACCGCGCTCGTCGCCGCACTCACGCTCACCGCCACCGCCTGCGGCGGCGGCACCGCCGGCTCCGCGGACGGCGGTGACCCCGGGACCCTCACCTACTGGGCGTCCAACCAGGGCGCCAGCCCGGAACAGGACAAGCAGATCCTGGAGCCCGAGCTGAGAAAGTTCGAGCAGCAGACCGGCATCAAGGTCAAGCTGGAAGTCGTCCCCTGGTCCGACCTCCTCAACCGGATCCTCGCCGCCACCGCCTCCGGCCAGGGCCCCGACGTGCTGAACATCGGCAACACCTGGTCCACCTCGCTCCAGGCCACCGGCGCCCTGCTGCCCTTCGACGCCGCCACCCTGGCCAAGATCGGCGGCAAGGACCGCTTCCTGCCCGCCGCCCTCGACACCGCCGGCGCCGCCGGCAAGGACCCGGCCGCCGTCCCGCTCTACTCCATGGCGTACGGCCTCTACTACAACAAGAAGATGTTCAAGGACGCCGGCATCGAGCAGCCCCCGGCCACCTGGGACGAGCTGGTCGCCGACGGCAGGAAGCTCACCAAGGACGGCCACTTCGGCCTCGCCGTCGAGGGCGGCAACGTCTCCGAGAACGTCCACCACGTCTTCACCCTGGCCAAGCAGCACGGCACCGACTTCTTCGACGCCTCCGGCAAGCCGCGGTTCGACAGCCCGCAGGCCGTCGCCGCCGTCAAGCAGTACGTCGACCTGATCGCCACGCACAAGGTGGCCGCCCCCGGCAACGCCGAGTACGCCAACAACCAGTCCGTCACCGACTTCGCCACCGGCAAGGCCGCCATGCTGATGTGGCAGGCCGCCGGCGCCAACCTCAAGTCCCACGGCATGAACCCGGACGACTACGGCGTCGCCCCCGTCCCCGTCCCGGCCGGCGCGAGCGGCTCCGCGCTGACCACCTCCATGGTCGCCGGCATCAACCTCGCGGTCTTCAGGAACAGCAGGAACCCGGACGGCGCCCTCCAGTTCGTGAAGTTCATGACCAGCACCGAGGAGCAGACCGTCCTCAACCGGACCTACGGCTCCATCCCGCCGGTCAAGGAGGCCCAGGCCGACCCCGCCTTCGCCACCCCCGAGCTGCAGACCCTCGCCAAGGTGCTCGGCTCCAGCGCCCAGCCGCTGCCCCGGATCGCCGACGAGAGCCAGTTCGAGACCCTGGTCGGCACCGCCGTGAAGAACCTGCTCGCCGCGGCCGCCGCCGGCAAGCCGGTCACCGAGGACACCGTCAAGGCCGAACTCACCAAGGCCCAGCAGCAGATGCCGGCGAGCTGA
- a CDS encoding carbohydrate ABC transporter permease, producing the protein MILDRIRSWRPGRAGLPYLLLLPALALELLIHLIPMLTGVWVSFKQLTQFFIRNWSEAPWTGLANYRVAVDFDAPIGRSLLNSFWVTCAFTVLSVGLSWLIGTVAAIHTQDAFRGRGLLRAAFLLPYALPAYAAVITWSFMFQRDTGLVNHLLHDQLHLTGDKPFWLIGDNSFTALTTVSVWRSWPFAFLTLTAGLQNIPRELYEAAALDGAGVWQQIRRITLPSLRPVNLVLVLVLFLWTFNDFNTPFILFGKAAPEAADLISVHIYQSSFVTWNFGAGSAMSVLLLFFLLLVTSAYLFLTSRSRGADD; encoded by the coding sequence GTGATCCTCGACCGCATCCGCTCCTGGCGGCCCGGCCGCGCCGGCCTGCCGTACCTGCTCCTCCTCCCGGCGCTCGCGCTGGAACTGCTGATCCACCTGATCCCGATGCTCACCGGCGTCTGGGTGAGCTTCAAGCAGCTCACCCAGTTCTTCATCCGGAACTGGTCCGAGGCCCCCTGGACCGGGCTCGCCAACTACCGCGTGGCGGTGGACTTCGACGCGCCCATCGGCAGGTCGCTGCTCAACTCGTTCTGGGTGACCTGCGCCTTCACCGTGCTCTCGGTCGGCCTCTCCTGGCTGATCGGCACGGTGGCCGCGATCCACACCCAGGACGCGTTCCGCGGCCGCGGCCTGCTCCGCGCCGCCTTCCTGCTGCCCTACGCCCTGCCCGCGTACGCCGCGGTGATCACCTGGTCGTTCATGTTCCAGCGCGACACCGGCCTGGTGAACCACCTGCTGCACGACCAGCTCCACCTCACCGGCGACAAGCCGTTCTGGCTGATCGGCGACAACAGCTTCACCGCCCTGACCACCGTCTCGGTCTGGCGCTCCTGGCCGTTCGCCTTCCTCACCCTGACCGCCGGCCTGCAGAACATCCCCCGCGAGCTCTACGAGGCCGCCGCCCTGGACGGCGCCGGCGTCTGGCAGCAGATCCGCCGGATCACCCTGCCCTCGCTGCGCCCGGTGAACCTGGTGCTCGTCCTGGTCCTGTTCCTGTGGACCTTCAACGACTTCAACACCCCGTTCATCCTGTTCGGCAAGGCGGCCCCCGAGGCGGCCGACCTGATCTCGGTGCACATCTACCAGTCCTCCTTCGTCACCTGGAACTTCGGCGCCGGCTCGGCGATGTCCGTGCTGCTGCTGTTCTTCCTGCTCCTGGTGACCTCCGCCTACCTGTTCCTCACCTCGCGCTCCAGGGGTGCCGATGATTGA
- a CDS encoding ROK family transcriptional regulator, which yields MTGRGKQTVRDLRRGSRSTLLRRLYFEGPLSRQELGTLTGLSAGSISNVTGDLLADGLIEECGSVESDGGRPRVLLRVPPGRAHLVGVDVGETQVRVALFDLALTELAAGDHPLSDKGHDVDHVVELILTGLAEVLERTGTDPATVLGVGIGVPGIVEQNESAAGADGDAADIVVHSQTVGWDAVPLGRLLRAGTDLPLHVDNGAKTLGQAEMWFGAGQGVRHAVIALFGSGVGACVIADGARFRGATSSAGEWGHTKVHVGGRRCRCGSRGCLEAYVGAEALVERWGEAAPDAGEKAGLAALLAAAEAGEPAASGLLDEAAEYLGAAIADLINLFNPERIVIGGWAGLLLGPRLLPAVRDAATEYALRFPRAQTSIELGRLGPDAVTVGAATLPLTRFLDTGGELLNR from the coding sequence ATGACGGGGCGAGGCAAGCAGACCGTGCGTGACCTGCGGCGGGGCAGCAGATCGACACTGCTGCGCAGGCTGTACTTCGAGGGGCCGCTCAGCCGCCAGGAGCTCGGCACGCTCACCGGCCTGAGCGCCGGATCGATCAGCAACGTCACCGGCGACCTGCTCGCCGACGGCCTGATCGAGGAGTGCGGCTCGGTGGAGTCCGACGGCGGCCGGCCCCGGGTCCTGCTGCGGGTGCCGCCCGGCCGGGCCCACCTGGTCGGCGTGGACGTCGGCGAGACCCAGGTCCGGGTCGCCCTCTTCGACCTCGCCCTCACCGAACTCGCCGCCGGCGACCACCCGCTCTCCGACAAGGGCCACGACGTCGACCACGTCGTCGAGTTGATCCTCACCGGCCTCGCCGAGGTGCTGGAGCGCACCGGCACCGACCCGGCCACCGTGCTCGGCGTCGGCATCGGCGTCCCCGGCATCGTCGAGCAGAACGAGTCCGCCGCCGGAGCCGACGGCGACGCCGCGGACATCGTCGTCCACAGCCAGACCGTCGGCTGGGACGCCGTCCCGCTCGGCCGCCTGCTCCGCGCCGGCACCGACCTGCCCCTGCACGTGGACAACGGCGCCAAGACCCTCGGCCAGGCCGAGATGTGGTTCGGCGCCGGCCAGGGCGTCCGGCACGCCGTGATCGCCCTCTTCGGCTCCGGCGTCGGCGCCTGCGTGATCGCCGACGGCGCCCGGTTCCGCGGCGCCACCAGCAGCGCCGGCGAGTGGGGGCACACCAAGGTCCACGTCGGCGGGCGGCGCTGCCGCTGCGGGTCGCGGGGCTGCCTGGAGGCGTACGTCGGCGCGGAGGCACTGGTCGAGCGGTGGGGCGAGGCCGCCCCCGACGCCGGGGAGAAGGCCGGGCTGGCCGCGCTGCTCGCCGCCGCGGAGGCCGGGGAGCCGGCCGCGAGCGGACTGCTGGACGAGGCCGCCGAGTACCTGGGCGCCGCCATCGCCGACCTGATCAACCTGTTCAACCCGGAGCGGATCGTGATCGGCGGCTGGGCCGGGCTGCTGCTCGGACCACGACTCCTCCCGGCCGTCCGGGACGCCGCCACCGAGTACGCGCTCCGCTTCCCGCGGGCGCAGACCTCCATCGAACTCGGCCGCCTCGGCCCCGACGCCGTCACCGTCGGCGCGGCCACCCTCCCCCTCACCCGCTTCCTCGACACCGGCGGCGAACTCCTGAACCGCTAG